The following are from one region of the Candidatus Palauibacter soopunensis genome:
- a CDS encoding integrase arm-type DNA-binding domain-containing protein: MPLPRRPPKRKPRGRHPHNALTPAFVRNVSRAGRYCDGNGLYLDVRPTGSRGWIQRLTIRGRRTELGLGGYPLVSLKEAREKAFANRKLAREGGDPMSEKRRVKSVPTFAEAARKLRDQLSPGWRSPYHAQLWLKSLERHAFSRIGEMPVSEVTSTDVIGVLAPIWHEKATTARKLRQRIRAVLDWAVAMELRPDNPCHRIGPALGSQKYAVKHMKALPHGEVASAIKQVKASSAWPVVKLAFEFLVLTATRSGEARGAAWSEIDEDAGVWTIPAGRTKTNREHRVPLSGRALEILDEARSLRRAGGPHVFPSVRDNPVDGTSFSRTLRRLGIAAVPHGFRSSFRDWAAEETDHPREVAEAALAHVVRNQVEAAYRRTDLFERRRRLMDDWAKYLAGD; the protein is encoded by the coding sequence ACGCCCTCACGCCCGCCTTCGTCCGCAACGTGAGCCGGGCCGGACGGTACTGCGACGGCAACGGCCTCTATCTCGATGTCCGGCCCACGGGCAGCCGGGGCTGGATTCAGCGCCTCACGATCCGGGGCCGCCGCACCGAACTCGGGCTCGGCGGATACCCCCTGGTCTCGCTGAAGGAAGCCCGCGAGAAAGCGTTCGCGAACCGGAAGCTGGCCCGCGAGGGTGGCGACCCTATGTCCGAGAAGCGGCGGGTCAAGTCGGTGCCCACCTTCGCGGAGGCGGCGCGGAAGCTCCGGGACCAGTTAAGTCCGGGTTGGCGCTCCCCCTACCATGCCCAGCTGTGGCTGAAGAGCCTGGAGCGCCACGCCTTTTCCCGAATCGGCGAGATGCCGGTCTCGGAAGTGACGAGCACCGACGTGATCGGGGTTCTGGCTCCGATCTGGCACGAGAAGGCGACCACCGCCCGGAAGCTCCGCCAGCGCATCCGCGCGGTCCTGGACTGGGCCGTGGCTATGGAACTCCGGCCGGACAACCCATGCCACCGGATCGGCCCGGCGCTCGGCTCACAGAAGTACGCTGTGAAGCACATGAAGGCGCTGCCGCACGGGGAGGTCGCGTCCGCGATCAAGCAGGTGAAGGCGTCCAGTGCGTGGCCGGTTGTGAAGCTGGCGTTCGAGTTCCTCGTGCTGACGGCGACTCGCTCAGGCGAGGCCCGGGGGGCCGCATGGAGCGAGATCGACGAGGACGCGGGAGTGTGGACCATCCCCGCGGGGCGCACGAAGACGAACCGCGAGCACCGCGTCCCGCTCAGCGGGCGTGCGCTTGAGATTCTCGACGAGGCGCGGTCGCTCCGTCGAGCGGGCGGTCCCCATGTATTCCCGAGCGTGCGCGACAATCCGGTTGACGGCACCTCGTTCTCCAGAACGCTCCGGCGGCTCGGGATCGCGGCCGTGCCGCACGGGTTCCGGTCGTCGTTCCGGGACTGGGCCGCAGAGGAGACCGACCACCCCCGCGAGGTGGCGGAGGCGGCGCTGGCGCATGTGGTCCGGAATCAGGTCGAAGCTGCCTACCGGCGCACGGACCTGTTCGAGCGGCGGCGTCGCCTCATGGACGATTGGGCCAAGTATCTCGCCGGCGACTGA